Proteins from a single region of Primulina tabacum isolate GXHZ01 chromosome 5, ASM2559414v2, whole genome shotgun sequence:
- the LOC142546684 gene encoding protein COBRA-like isoform X2 encodes MELYPRSLKHPKILLFLFLSCFYFTSTAYDSLDPNGNITIKWDVISWTPDGYVAVVTMFNFQQYRHIQAPGWTLGWTWAKKEVIWSMMGGQATEQGDCSKYKGNVPHCCKKDPTIVDLLPGTPYNQQIANCCKGGVINSWVQDPTNAASSFQVSVGSAGTTNKTVRVPKNFTLKAPGPGYTCGPAKIVKPTKYVTADGRRVTQAMMTWNVTCTYSQFLAQKTPTCCVSLSSFYNDTIVPCPTCTCGCQNNITQPGSCVDPESPYLASVVSDRAKTNAYAPLVQCTSHMCPIRIHWHVKLNYKDYWRVKVTITNFNYRMNYTLWNLVVQHPNFDNLTQIFSFNYKSITPYQSINDTAMLWGIKFYNDLLMQAGPLGNAQSELLFRKDMSTFSFDKGWAFPRRVYFNGDNCVMPPPDEYPYLPSTSLRQNAPFIMLIITLIASVTFLFERN; translated from the exons ATGGAACTATACCCCAGATCTCTCAAACACCCCAAAATTTTGCTGTTCTTATTCCTCTCTTGTTTCTACTTTACTTCCACAG CATACGATTCACTGGATCCTAATGGAAATATCACCATAAAGTGGGATGTTATCAGTTGGACGCCTGATGGCTACGTT GCGGTTGTAACGATGTTCAATTTCCAACAATATCGTCACATTCAAGCCCCGGGATGGACTTTGGGATGGACTTGGGCGAAAAAAGAGGTGATATGGAGCATGATGGGAGGTCAAGCCACCGAGCAAGGGGATTGTTCAAAGTATAAAGGAAACGTTCCGCATTGCTGTAAGAAAGATCCAACGATTGTCGATTTATTGCCCGGAACACCTTACAATCAACAGATAGCAAATTGTTGTAAAGGGGGTGTGATTAATTCGTGGGTGCAAGATCCGACTAATGCTGCGAGCTCATTTCAAGTAAGTGTTGGTTCTGCCGGAACCACCAATAAAACTGTCAGGGTGCCCAAAAACTTCACTTTGAAAGCACCGGGTCCTGGCTACACGTGTGGACCTGCGAAAATTGTGAAGCCTACTAAGTATGTCACAGCAGATGGGAGAAGAGTGACACAAGCAATGA TGACCTGGAATGTAACTTGCACGTATTCCCAGTTTCTTGCTCAAAAAACTCCCACTTGCTGTGTCTCACTCTCTTCTTTTTACAACGACACAATTGTTCCTTGCCCAACTTGTACTTGTGGATGCCAAAATAATATCACTCAACCTGGAAGCTGTGTTGA TCCAGAATCGCCGTACCTTGCCTCAGTTGTTTCAGATCGTGCAAAGACCAACGCATATGCACCTCTAGTCCAATGCACGAGTCACATGTGTCCTATTCGCATCCACTGGCACGTAAAACTAAACTACAAGGACTATTGGCGCGTCAAAGTTACAATAACAAATTTCAATTACCGAATGAACTATACTCTATGGAACTTAGTTGTCCAGCATCCCAACTTCGACAATCTGACACAGATATTCAGCTTCAACTACAAGTCAATAACACCGTACCAAAGTATAA ACGATACTGCAATGTTATGGGGCATCAAGTTTTACAACGATTTGCTCATGCAAGCGGGGCCTCTAGGAAATGCGCAGTCGGAGCTTCTATTCCGCAAGGATATGTCCACCTTCTCGTTCGACAAGGGCTGGGCTTTTCCCAGAAGAGTTTACTTCAACGGTGATAACTGTGTGATGCCACCTCCAGACGAGTATCCATATCTTCCGAGCACCAGTTTACGTCAAAACGCACCCTTTATAATGTTGATAATAACTCTCATTGCATCTGTGACGTTCCTATTTGAACGCAACTAA
- the LOC142546684 gene encoding protein COBRA-like isoform X1: MELYPRSLKHPKILLFLFLSCFYFTSTEAYDSLDPNGNITIKWDVISWTPDGYVAVVTMFNFQQYRHIQAPGWTLGWTWAKKEVIWSMMGGQATEQGDCSKYKGNVPHCCKKDPTIVDLLPGTPYNQQIANCCKGGVINSWVQDPTNAASSFQVSVGSAGTTNKTVRVPKNFTLKAPGPGYTCGPAKIVKPTKYVTADGRRVTQAMMTWNVTCTYSQFLAQKTPTCCVSLSSFYNDTIVPCPTCTCGCQNNITQPGSCVDPESPYLASVVSDRAKTNAYAPLVQCTSHMCPIRIHWHVKLNYKDYWRVKVTITNFNYRMNYTLWNLVVQHPNFDNLTQIFSFNYKSITPYQSINDTAMLWGIKFYNDLLMQAGPLGNAQSELLFRKDMSTFSFDKGWAFPRRVYFNGDNCVMPPPDEYPYLPSTSLRQNAPFIMLIITLIASVTFLFERN, encoded by the exons ATGGAACTATACCCCAGATCTCTCAAACACCCCAAAATTTTGCTGTTCTTATTCCTCTCTTGTTTCTACTTTACTTCCACAG AAGCATACGATTCACTGGATCCTAATGGAAATATCACCATAAAGTGGGATGTTATCAGTTGGACGCCTGATGGCTACGTT GCGGTTGTAACGATGTTCAATTTCCAACAATATCGTCACATTCAAGCCCCGGGATGGACTTTGGGATGGACTTGGGCGAAAAAAGAGGTGATATGGAGCATGATGGGAGGTCAAGCCACCGAGCAAGGGGATTGTTCAAAGTATAAAGGAAACGTTCCGCATTGCTGTAAGAAAGATCCAACGATTGTCGATTTATTGCCCGGAACACCTTACAATCAACAGATAGCAAATTGTTGTAAAGGGGGTGTGATTAATTCGTGGGTGCAAGATCCGACTAATGCTGCGAGCTCATTTCAAGTAAGTGTTGGTTCTGCCGGAACCACCAATAAAACTGTCAGGGTGCCCAAAAACTTCACTTTGAAAGCACCGGGTCCTGGCTACACGTGTGGACCTGCGAAAATTGTGAAGCCTACTAAGTATGTCACAGCAGATGGGAGAAGAGTGACACAAGCAATGA TGACCTGGAATGTAACTTGCACGTATTCCCAGTTTCTTGCTCAAAAAACTCCCACTTGCTGTGTCTCACTCTCTTCTTTTTACAACGACACAATTGTTCCTTGCCCAACTTGTACTTGTGGATGCCAAAATAATATCACTCAACCTGGAAGCTGTGTTGA TCCAGAATCGCCGTACCTTGCCTCAGTTGTTTCAGATCGTGCAAAGACCAACGCATATGCACCTCTAGTCCAATGCACGAGTCACATGTGTCCTATTCGCATCCACTGGCACGTAAAACTAAACTACAAGGACTATTGGCGCGTCAAAGTTACAATAACAAATTTCAATTACCGAATGAACTATACTCTATGGAACTTAGTTGTCCAGCATCCCAACTTCGACAATCTGACACAGATATTCAGCTTCAACTACAAGTCAATAACACCGTACCAAAGTATAA ACGATACTGCAATGTTATGGGGCATCAAGTTTTACAACGATTTGCTCATGCAAGCGGGGCCTCTAGGAAATGCGCAGTCGGAGCTTCTATTCCGCAAGGATATGTCCACCTTCTCGTTCGACAAGGGCTGGGCTTTTCCCAGAAGAGTTTACTTCAACGGTGATAACTGTGTGATGCCACCTCCAGACGAGTATCCATATCTTCCGAGCACCAGTTTACGTCAAAACGCACCCTTTATAATGTTGATAATAACTCTCATTGCATCTGTGACGTTCCTATTTGAACGCAACTAA